Part of the Stackebrandtia endophytica genome is shown below.
GGGTGCTCGTGGTGCACACGTTCACGATGTACCCGTTCTTCTATCTGGCGGTCTCGGCGGCACTGGCCGGAATGGACACCTCCACGGAGGAGGCCGCCTCCAACCTCGGTGCCGGACGGTTCCGGGTGTTCCGGACCGTGACGATGCCGATGTTGACGCCGGCGCTGGTGTCGGGCTCCCTGATCGTCTTCATGGTGTCGATGGCCTCCTACACCGCGCCACTGCTGTTCAATGTAGACAGTATGATGACGATGCAGATCGTGCTCAACCGCACCAACGGGAACCTGCCGATGTCGGCGACCTACTCGTCGATGCTGGCGATCATCTCGCTGGTGTTCCTGCTGGGGATGCGTTGGTACGAGGGTCGACGCAGCTACCGGTCGGCCTCCAAGGGCGTGGCCAACCACCGTCGCGAGGTCCGCTCCCCGCTGGGACGGTGGATGGCCCTGACCGGCAGCGTCGTCGCCACCGTCGTCCTGTTGGCGCCGGTCGCCACCATCGCGCTGGTCGCGTTCTCCGAACGTGGATCGTGGACCAGCCAGATCATTCCGAGTGCGTACACCTTCGACAACTTCGTCGAGCTGTTCACCGACGACCGCACCTTCCAACCGATCGCCAACTCCCTCATGATGAGCGCCGTGGCCACCGTCGGCAGCATCATCATCGGTGTCCTGGCGGCGTATCTGACCCGGCGCTACCGATTCCTGGGGCGCGGCCTGCTGGATCTGGCGGTCATGCTGCCGTGGGCGCTGCCCGGGACGGTCGTGGCGGTCAACCTGATCAGCGCGTTCAGCCAGGCCAACGCGTTCAGCCTCGGCAACGTCCTGGTGGGGACATTCTGGATCCTGCCGCTGGCCTATTTCGTCCGGTTCATGCCCCTGGTGTTCCGCTCCACCAACGCGTCGCTGGCACAGATGGACCCGGCGTTGGAGGAGGCGGCCCGCAGCCTCGGCTCCGGTTGGCTTCGCACCTCCCGCACCGTGACGCTGCCGGTCATCTACCGGGGGATCCTGGCCGGTGCGCTGCTGGCCTTCGTCAACAGCGTCGGCGAGTTCGTGGCCAGTGTGCTGATCTACACCAAGGCCACCCAACCGATGTCGGTGGCGATCAACAACCAGTTGTACGCCTTCAACATGGGCACCGCCGCCGCGTACGGCATGCTGCAGGTACTGCTGATCTTCATCATCATGCTCGTGTCACGACGCCTGGAATCACGTCAGGCCAACGCCGGGAGGAAGTCATGAGCCTCATCCGAATCGAACACGTCACCGGCGCCGATGTCGCCGACACCGTGGCCTCGGCCGACTTCGCAGTCTTGCCGTTGGGGTCGGTGGAGTGGCACGGTCCCCACCTTCCGTTGGGCAGCGACACCATCCTCGCCGAGGGGTTCGCCTCCGAACTGTCTCAAGGGGACTGGAATG
Proteins encoded:
- a CDS encoding ABC transporter permease, which codes for MNGDVLLRPARPSLRERFDNISSSKAFPYLLSIPLVLVLWGFIVSPMLQTAGISADGNGAAANYGEFLNPDGVAMRAMLTSIGIALASVLCCGAVGTAMAFLLTKFNFPGRRLIEAIILIPAALPPLIGAVAFQMLYSNIGIVPRWLQSIFGADAPVLAATGIVGVLVVHTFTMYPFFYLAVSAALAGMDTSTEEAASNLGAGRFRVFRTVTMPMLTPALVSGSLIVFMVSMASYTAPLLFNVDSMMTMQIVLNRTNGNLPMSATYSSMLAIISLVFLLGMRWYEGRRSYRSASKGVANHRREVRSPLGRWMALTGSVVATVVLLAPVATIALVAFSERGSWTSQIIPSAYTFDNFVELFTDDRTFQPIANSLMMSAVATVGSIIIGVLAAYLTRRYRFLGRGLLDLAVMLPWALPGTVVAVNLISAFSQANAFSLGNVLVGTFWILPLAYFVRFMPLVFRSTNASLAQMDPALEEAARSLGSGWLRTSRTVTLPVIYRGILAGALLAFVNSVGEFVASVLIYTKATQPMSVAINNQLYAFNMGTAAAYGMLQVLLIFIIMLVSRRLESRQANAGRKS